The proteins below come from a single candidate division KSB1 bacterium genomic window:
- a CDS encoding S9 family peptidase, which produces MRAGWALLLLLPLWASLHAQTPLTARDAVALRYPTQAVISPDGSKAVLSVREADFAGRRFVSHLWLATAMGDSLRQFTTGDGSDWAPSWSPDGEFIAFLSDRSLGGRAPSAERTMRLWLIPASGGEAVCVSGLEEVVAYRWSPVGRRLYYVARQRSATHEGDPIVFRPAGAPDELWAVDPPDGTPRWVADLGPGVSEIDVSPEERWVAFSTKADATGRKSISSVKLLDLSTGETREATLSGLSLSCPRFSPDGLSLACLTPAQPEVVCSQSELVSVDLVTSRLTWLTKQLDFAVSDPVWAPDGRSVYVRVAVRTNTYVYQVYLDGKRITSLLRDVGVTGSLSVAADGQTIAYLHEDAQTLPELFFRSKAKEQKLTDFSSQLAQFSLGNQAVIRYQNEGHELEMVVVYPVGYVPGLRCPVILFVHDGPYDRFVNAFRQKFLFQVFANRGYLVAAPNQRGSAGYTNDFAQASRLDIGGGDYRDLMAAVMYLDDLGVGDFARMGIIGLGYGGYMVNWAVTQTDRFRAAVSLSGVFNLTCTGGGPERDAWNLTYLGTHCWLDSKPYVERSPLFYARFIETPVLLLQGEQDRVADGEHAEEMARILTALGKNVDLVVYPREGHCLDSDPEHVVDWMERILAWFDRHVLTAASSGDAAGKEP; this is translated from the coding sequence ATGAGAGCTGGCTGGGCGCTACTGCTGTTACTGCCTCTGTGGGCCAGTCTGCATGCGCAGACGCCTCTGACGGCCCGGGACGCCGTGGCACTTCGCTACCCGACCCAGGCCGTGATCTCACCTGATGGCTCCAAGGCAGTGCTGAGCGTGCGTGAAGCCGACTTTGCCGGGCGCCGATTTGTTTCCCATCTGTGGCTTGCCACGGCCATGGGCGACTCTCTTCGCCAGTTCACTACGGGCGATGGCAGCGATTGGGCTCCCTCTTGGTCTCCGGATGGTGAGTTTATCGCATTCTTGTCAGACCGCTCCCTCGGGGGCCGAGCTCCGTCGGCTGAGCGCACGATGCGCTTGTGGCTCATCCCCGCCTCTGGGGGTGAAGCGGTATGCGTGAGTGGGTTAGAGGAGGTGGTTGCCTATCGCTGGTCACCAGTGGGCAGAAGGCTCTACTACGTCGCCCGGCAGCGTTCCGCAACACACGAGGGAGATCCCATTGTCTTCCGACCAGCTGGAGCGCCAGACGAGTTGTGGGCGGTGGACCCACCTGATGGCACACCACGGTGGGTTGCCGATTTGGGGCCGGGAGTGAGCGAGATAGATGTTTCGCCGGAGGAGCGATGGGTTGCTTTTTCTACAAAGGCGGACGCCACAGGTCGAAAGTCTATTTCCTCAGTCAAGCTGCTTGATCTGTCCACAGGGGAAACGCGAGAGGCAACCCTTTCTGGCCTGTCCCTTTCCTGCCCCCGCTTTTCCCCAGACGGGCTATCTCTTGCTTGTCTCACGCCAGCCCAACCCGAGGTGGTGTGCAGCCAGAGCGAACTCGTCAGTGTGGACCTCGTGACCAGCCGTCTGACCTGGCTCACCAAGCAACTGGACTTCGCGGTGAGTGACCCTGTGTGGGCGCCAGATGGGCGCTCCGTGTATGTGCGCGTCGCAGTTCGGACCAACACGTATGTCTACCAAGTCTATCTGGACGGCAAGCGCATCACCAGTCTTCTTCGTGACGTAGGTGTGACAGGGAGCTTAAGCGTGGCAGCTGACGGCCAGACGATTGCTTACCTTCATGAGGATGCACAAACCCTCCCTGAGCTTTTCTTCCGCTCCAAAGCCAAGGAGCAGAAGCTGACGGACTTTTCTTCTCAACTAGCCCAATTCTCTCTGGGTAACCAGGCGGTGATCCGCTATCAGAACGAGGGCCACGAACTAGAGATGGTTGTCGTCTACCCGGTGGGCTACGTGCCGGGCCTTCGCTGTCCGGTCATTCTCTTCGTCCACGATGGACCCTATGACCGCTTCGTAAACGCTTTCCGCCAGAAGTTCCTCTTCCAGGTCTTTGCCAATCGCGGCTATCTGGTAGCCGCACCGAATCAGCGCGGGAGCGCTGGTTACACAAATGATTTTGCTCAAGCCAGCCGCTTGGACATCGGCGGTGGCGACTATCGAGATCTCATGGCTGCAGTCATGTACCTGGACGATCTCGGTGTGGGTGATTTCGCGCGCATGGGCATCATCGGGCTCGGCTACGGGGGCTATATGGTCAATTGGGCAGTCACCCAGACGGACCGCTTCCGGGCTGCGGTCTCCTTGTCCGGCGTGTTCAACTTAACCTGCACTGGTGGCGGCCCCGAGCGCGACGCGTGGAACCTCACCTACCTGGGTACACACTGTTGGCTGGACAGTAAGCCCTACGTGGAGCGCTCACCCCTTTTCTACGCTCGGTTTATCGAGACCCCTGTCCTGCTTCTCCAGGGTGAACAAGACCGCGTGGCAGATGGCGAGCACGCGGAAGAGATGGCGCGAATCCTCACTGCCCTGGGGAAGAACGTGGACCTAGTGGTCTATCCGCGCGAAGGTCACTGCCTGGACAGCGACCCTGAGCACGTGGTCGATTGGATGGAACGAATCTTGGCCTGGTTCGACCGCCACGTCTTGACCGCAGCCAGTTCGGGGGATGCGGCGGGCAAGGAACCCTAG
- a CDS encoding HAMP domain-containing histidine kinase, which translates to MVNTLYTRTGRFKGLLFVLVAGSVVGLLLYTQQLVAKLRADARQIVTLWANTYEKIIGTENDEQSSELIGFFFEEVIMRINFPAIQTDVSNEPQYWRNVGLDENDRSPATLAAVKKMLRNMARENEPIVIRAAGQDLGYIYYGDSRLITHLRYLPYVEIAVVSLVVLVAFVGYSSIKRSEQRFLWVGMAKETAHQLGTPISSLMGWLDLIKQSTSLEQVAKTAAEMSRDVHRLEKVAARFSQIGARQELRPQPLAEILGEVAGYLRRRLPQMDTRTEIIEDYQQVPATPVNRDLIEWAVENLVKNALEALPEGGGVVTISLGLGEKGRTVYIDVKDTGRGIHSRHRREIFKPGFSTKRRGWGLGLNLAKRIVEDYHHGKLFIKETKVGVGTTMRIVLPLR; encoded by the coding sequence ATGGTCAATACTCTCTACACGAGGACCGGACGGTTCAAGGGGCTGCTCTTCGTGTTGGTCGCAGGCTCGGTAGTTGGCCTGCTCCTCTACACGCAGCAGCTCGTTGCCAAGCTGCGGGCCGATGCGCGGCAAATCGTCACCCTCTGGGCCAATACTTACGAGAAGATCATCGGAACGGAGAACGACGAACAGAGTAGCGAGCTCATCGGCTTCTTTTTTGAAGAGGTCATCATGCGCATCAACTTCCCGGCCATTCAGACCGATGTGTCCAATGAGCCGCAGTATTGGAGAAATGTGGGTCTGGACGAAAATGACCGCTCGCCGGCGACTTTGGCGGCGGTAAAGAAAATGTTGCGCAACATGGCCAGGGAAAACGAGCCCATCGTGATTCGGGCAGCCGGCCAAGACCTCGGGTACATCTATTACGGGGACTCGCGTCTTATCACCCACCTCCGCTACTTACCCTATGTGGAGATCGCGGTGGTGAGTTTGGTTGTCCTGGTGGCCTTTGTCGGCTATAGCTCCATCAAACGGAGCGAGCAGCGCTTTCTGTGGGTCGGCATGGCCAAGGAGACCGCACACCAGTTAGGCACACCCATTTCCTCCCTGATGGGGTGGCTGGACCTCATCAAGCAGAGCACGAGCCTAGAACAGGTAGCGAAGACCGCGGCGGAGATGAGCAGGGATGTGCACCGCTTAGAAAAGGTGGCCGCGCGATTCTCCCAGATTGGTGCCCGCCAGGAGCTACGGCCGCAGCCGCTGGCAGAGATCCTTGGTGAGGTAGCCGGTTATCTGCGCCGGCGTCTGCCGCAAATGGACACCAGGACGGAGATCATCGAAGACTACCAACAAGTGCCAGCCACGCCTGTGAACCGGGATCTGATTGAGTGGGCGGTGGAAAATCTGGTGAAGAACGCCCTTGAGGCATTGCCCGAAGGTGGCGGCGTGGTGACCATTTCCCTGGGGCTGGGAGAGAAGGGGCGCACCGTCTATATCGACGTGAAGGACACCGGCAGGGGTATCCACTCCCGCCACCGCCGGGAAATATTCAAGCCTGGCTTCAGCACGAAGCGCCGCGGGTGGGGGTTGGGGCTGAACCTCGCCAAAAGGATTGTGGAGGACTATCACCACGGCAAGCTCTTCATCAAAGAGACAAAAGTCGGCGTTGGCACAACGATGCGAATCGTATTGCCTCTCCGCTAA
- a CDS encoding YfhO family protein: MGKTKQHAPAVQAHPSLLERRPLALLVAVVVVLLCLVYGQIIFSGKTLLPPDKLTADSTAPFVKDALRRGIFPLWTPYIFSGMPSYGSLLSAPRVNPIDSVFRSVLAALHLPPFVFILLNYLLFGSLVFLLLRSWKVHPAAAMFAGISTVFVPQFVAFTAFGHNTKFLTLVLIPLALYLTDLVLSKRRVVYAALLGLAIGFQLLRAHLQVSYYTALLIALYFVYQSIAALRDRRGWQPIWKGGLLLVGAGLLGIMLSAVLTLPVYEYSHYSIRGGAEGGLNYDYATAWSFSPLEMITFVVPSFLGFGGETYWGKMPFTDYPLYFGVVVLFFAGLALVLRRDRQTIFLTLVAVLALLVSFGQHFPLLYKPMFHLLPFFSSFRVPSMIHIVLDIAMLLLAGIGLHEVLAWSTRQGKHVPRSVSTYATAFLGLVGLVFLFLLVGKGAYISLAGSSPRELTVDVRTAAYNRALLDAFLALVFSGVSAGMVMLGLRRKVGTMLIAAVVTGAAVLDLYLVDARIIHPRDRDDERAYFAKTEAVKYLQGDPDIFRIYAAPDNRTPNWYMYHKIQSVFGYHAAKLRIYQEFIEESGLDQRTFPGIPPLFAKYWRLISHQGRPMLQPVHPGTISPQRIAADRAFLDMLNVKYVVSYYDLRDEQFHKVLDDMPSVFLNTRALPRAFFVDSVVVISGRNRIFEFMKSGQFDPHRMAVIETQPPFTISPAAGNQVRVVSYDIHDIELQAQVAAPTLLVVSEVFYPAGWKAYDNGRQVPIYKTNYVLRGLFLQPGEHRIRFSFRPASFRLGLSLSILGLLLAAGVVGYETVPVLLKRWRPGASQSK, translated from the coding sequence ATGGGAAAAACAAAACAGCATGCCCCCGCGGTCCAGGCACACCCTTCATTGCTGGAGCGACGCCCCCTGGCACTCCTGGTCGCGGTCGTGGTGGTCCTTCTCTGCCTCGTGTACGGGCAGATCATTTTCTCGGGCAAGACCCTCCTACCCCCGGACAAGCTTACTGCCGACTCCACGGCTCCATTCGTCAAGGACGCGCTGAGGCGCGGGATTTTCCCTTTGTGGACTCCGTACATTTTTAGTGGGATGCCATCATACGGCAGCCTGCTGAGCGCGCCACGAGTGAACCCCATCGACTCGGTGTTCAGGTCCGTCCTCGCGGCGCTCCACCTTCCTCCATTTGTCTTTATTCTGCTAAACTATCTGCTCTTTGGCTCCCTGGTCTTTCTTCTGCTGCGGAGCTGGAAGGTCCACCCGGCGGCGGCAATGTTCGCCGGGATCTCCACCGTGTTCGTGCCCCAGTTCGTCGCATTCACTGCGTTCGGGCACAATACAAAGTTCCTTACACTAGTTCTCATCCCCCTCGCTCTCTACCTCACCGATCTGGTTCTGAGCAAGCGACGGGTGGTATACGCTGCGCTGCTGGGGCTGGCCATCGGTTTTCAGCTCCTGCGCGCCCATCTCCAGGTGTCCTATTACACGGCGCTGCTTATCGCCTTGTACTTCGTGTACCAGAGTATTGCCGCTCTCCGCGACCGCCGCGGTTGGCAGCCTATTTGGAAGGGCGGGCTCCTTCTGGTAGGAGCCGGCCTGCTCGGCATCATGCTCTCGGCCGTGCTCACCTTGCCCGTGTATGAGTATTCCCATTACTCGATCAGGGGAGGAGCCGAGGGAGGGCTTAACTACGACTATGCCACTGCATGGTCCTTCTCCCCCCTGGAGATGATTACCTTCGTCGTTCCATCGTTCCTGGGCTTTGGCGGGGAAACCTATTGGGGGAAGATGCCCTTCACCGACTATCCCCTCTACTTCGGGGTGGTGGTGCTTTTCTTTGCGGGCTTGGCCCTGGTGCTGCGTCGGGACCGCCAGACTATCTTTTTGACCCTTGTCGCGGTCTTGGCACTGCTTGTGTCTTTCGGCCAACACTTCCCCCTCCTCTACAAGCCCATGTTCCACCTCCTCCCCTTTTTCAGCAGCTTCCGCGTGCCCAGCATGATTCACATCGTCCTGGATATTGCCATGTTGCTGCTGGCTGGGATAGGCTTGCACGAGGTTCTCGCCTGGTCGACCCGCCAGGGCAAGCATGTGCCCCGAAGCGTGTCCACCTATGCAACGGCTTTTCTTGGACTGGTGGGTCTAGTGTTCCTTTTCCTGCTTGTGGGCAAAGGGGCGTACATCTCGCTCGCTGGGAGCTCACCGCGCGAGCTCACGGTCGATGTGCGCACCGCAGCCTACAATCGAGCCCTACTGGACGCGTTCTTGGCCCTCGTCTTCTCTGGAGTGAGCGCAGGCATGGTGATGCTCGGTCTTCGCAGAAAGGTGGGCACCATGCTCATCGCGGCGGTGGTTACGGGAGCTGCCGTCCTTGACCTTTACCTGGTCGACGCGCGCATCATTCATCCCAGGGACCGTGACGACGAGCGGGCCTACTTCGCCAAGACCGAGGCCGTGAAGTACCTCCAAGGGGATCCGGACATCTTTCGCATCTACGCGGCTCCGGACAACCGGACGCCGAATTGGTACATGTACCACAAGATCCAGAGCGTGTTCGGGTATCATGCGGCTAAGTTGCGCATCTATCAGGAGTTCATTGAAGAAAGCGGCCTGGACCAGCGGACATTCCCCGGCATTCCGCCGCTCTTTGCCAAGTACTGGCGGCTTATTTCCCACCAGGGCAGGCCCATGCTCCAGCCGGTCCATCCGGGCACCATCTCACCGCAGCGGATCGCGGCAGACAGGGCCTTCCTGGACATGCTCAACGTCAAGTACGTGGTCTCCTACTACGACCTGCGCGATGAGCAGTTCCATAAGGTGTTGGACGACATGCCCAGCGTCTTCCTCAACACCAGAGCCTTGCCGCGAGCGTTTTTCGTCGACAGCGTGGTGGTCATTTCAGGGCGGAATCGCATCTTCGAATTCATGAAGAGCGGGCAGTTTGACCCCCATCGCATGGCGGTGATCGAGACGCAGCCGCCCTTCACCATCAGCCCGGCGGCGGGAAATCAGGTCCGGGTAGTCTCCTACGACATCCATGACATCGAGCTGCAGGCCCAGGTGGCTGCCCCGACGCTTTTGGTCGTGAGCGAGGTCTTTTACCCAGCTGGCTGGAAGGCCTACGACAATGGACGCCAGGTGCCGATTTACAAGACAAACTATGTGCTGCGCGGGCTTTTTCTGCAGCCGGGCGAGCACAGGATTAGATTCTCCTTCAGGCCCGCTTCATTCCGGCTGGGCCTAAGTCTAAGCATCCTGGGCCTCCTCCTTGCCGCCGGCGTGGTTGGCTACGAGACCGTTCCCGTTTTGCTGAAACGCTGGCGCCCCGGCGCCTCCCAGTCCAAGTAG
- a CDS encoding HAD family phosphatase — MIKAVLFDLGGVIVNVHLELFLQRAAENSPCTPEEIGQLVLNAPQTKQYELGLLSTSGFYRWVRHVLRLEMSERQFVRAFSDIFSPNDAVLQLLTQLDGRLQVGVISNTNVAHYRWIAKHVKPVCALSPAVLSFREHLAKPDQEIYALAVARAGCTPSETVFIDDLEPNVAAARATGMNAILYENPDQLKAQLQALGIALT; from the coding sequence ATGATCAAAGCGGTCTTGTTCGACCTGGGGGGAGTAATTGTCAACGTTCACCTCGAGCTCTTTCTGCAACGAGCGGCCGAGAACAGTCCTTGCACGCCAGAAGAAATCGGGCAGCTGGTGCTCAATGCGCCGCAGACAAAGCAGTATGAGCTGGGACTTCTTTCGACCTCTGGCTTCTATCGCTGGGTGCGGCATGTCCTGCGCCTAGAGATGAGCGAGCGCCAGTTTGTTCGCGCCTTCAGCGATATTTTCTCGCCCAACGATGCCGTTCTCCAACTTTTGACGCAGCTCGATGGGCGTCTGCAGGTGGGAGTCATCAGCAACACCAACGTGGCCCACTATCGCTGGATTGCCAAGCACGTCAAGCCTGTGTGTGCTCTTAGTCCGGCGGTGTTATCGTTTCGCGAACACTTGGCCAAACCTGATCAGGAGATCTACGCCCTGGCGGTGGCCCGCGCCGGCTGTACCCCATCCGAAACGGTGTTCATCGACGACCTGGAGCCGAACGTGGCTGCCGCACGTGCCACCGGGATGAACGCCATTCTCTATGAAAACCCGGACCAGCTTAAGGCTCAGCTTCAGGCTCTGGGGATTGCACTGACATAG
- a CDS encoding NPCBM/NEW2 domain-containing protein — MSRFMVLAVGMLVGTALFSCARSPQRHDRHLSWPHPIPCRIDDHEHPDVFVMTLGPVETALAQGTFHPDQDLVELTDGTRIADYFCTRLGITHYAPIDKSRFPLPPSGWCSWYFYYQEISAEEVRRNAAWLGKNLRPYGARYCQIDDGWQGTGHGMGDNRDWTTIDRRFAEGMDALAGYIRAQGLEAGLWLAPHGQSNPEVVRRSGAFLVKPDSSSASETWEGMYLLDPSTQKGHAYLHELFARLRSWGYTYFKIDGQPIVIDEYRAKRHFMRQPQEEPEELYRATLRTIRQAIGPESYLLGCWGIPLAGVGLMDGSRTGGDVLCDWRGFLTAVDATMRWYFLHNIAWYCDPDVMLVRPPLTLDMARAWATLQGLTGQALMASDRLPDLPAERVEILKRVFPAVDVRPLDLFPSSGRKPIWDLKVRHLDRDYDVVSVFNFDEHRPLCLLLSWRDLGLPEQSLMHVYDFWAEEYVGCWEEGIFVHLAPASCRVLTLVKAEDRPQLVSTNRHITQGWVELQELSYDPSTMTISGRSALVAGDRYELRFAFPRAGETFRIKTARAERLPVQVTNHQGWATCTFTSPRSREVAWQVSFERADHYAYPVEPPRRVRARQIELDGVALSWEPVYSLNCGYLVYLNGALLGYTPLPRVELLGLDHRRKNTVTVATVWYDGTTSQASSALDLSEVIRPPEQIWLSDVRPTRSTCGWASVQMDASVEGNNISVGGKKFAKGIGTHAVSDVEYRLGGNFRLLEGWVGVDDEVPKGRGSVVFQIYGDERLLWQSGVMRAGDPPRRFQVSVGGAQTLRLHVADAGDGIDYDHADWGEVILKP, encoded by the coding sequence ATGAGCAGGTTTATGGTGCTTGCAGTGGGAATGCTCGTGGGGACGGCGCTCTTCTCCTGCGCCCGCTCTCCGCAACGCCACGACCGCCACTTGTCATGGCCACACCCGATTCCATGCCGCATCGATGACCACGAGCATCCGGATGTTTTCGTCATGACTCTTGGGCCCGTGGAGACAGCCTTGGCCCAAGGGACGTTCCACCCTGACCAAGACCTGGTGGAACTGACCGACGGCACGCGGATTGCGGACTATTTTTGCACACGGCTGGGAATCACCCACTATGCTCCGATTGACAAGTCCCGGTTTCCCCTTCCTCCTTCTGGGTGGTGCTCGTGGTATTTCTACTACCAGGAGATTAGCGCCGAGGAGGTGCGTCGAAACGCGGCCTGGTTGGGGAAGAACCTCAGACCCTACGGCGCGCGCTACTGCCAGATCGATGATGGCTGGCAGGGTACAGGTCACGGAATGGGAGACAATCGCGACTGGACCACCATTGACCGGCGTTTTGCAGAGGGGATGGATGCGTTAGCTGGGTACATCAGGGCCCAAGGTCTTGAGGCAGGGTTGTGGCTTGCGCCCCATGGCCAAAGCAATCCGGAGGTGGTGCGACGTTCTGGGGCCTTCCTGGTCAAGCCCGACAGCAGCAGTGCCTCGGAAACATGGGAAGGCATGTACCTGCTCGACCCGTCCACGCAAAAGGGTCATGCCTACTTGCACGAGCTCTTCGCCAGGCTGCGGTCCTGGGGCTACACCTACTTCAAGATCGACGGGCAGCCGATTGTCATTGACGAGTACCGGGCAAAGCGCCACTTTATGCGGCAGCCGCAGGAAGAGCCAGAAGAACTCTATCGCGCTACCTTGCGCACCATCCGGCAGGCTATTGGGCCAGAGTCCTACCTCCTGGGATGTTGGGGCATCCCCCTGGCCGGGGTAGGTCTCATGGACGGTTCGCGTACTGGCGGCGACGTGCTCTGCGACTGGCGCGGCTTCTTGACCGCTGTGGATGCCACCATGCGCTGGTATTTCCTGCACAACATCGCCTGGTACTGCGACCCAGATGTGATGCTGGTACGGCCGCCACTCACGCTCGACATGGCCAGGGCCTGGGCCACGCTCCAGGGCCTCACCGGGCAGGCGCTGATGGCCAGCGACCGTTTGCCCGACCTCCCTGCCGAGCGCGTAGAAATCCTGAAACGTGTCTTCCCAGCGGTGGACGTTCGTCCCTTAGACCTCTTTCCCTCCTCTGGGCGCAAGCCAATTTGGGACCTGAAGGTGCGTCACCTCGACCGCGACTATGATGTGGTGAGCGTTTTCAATTTCGATGAACATCGGCCCCTGTGCCTGCTCCTGTCCTGGCGGGACCTCGGCCTACCCGAGCAGTCCCTGATGCATGTGTACGACTTCTGGGCGGAGGAGTACGTCGGCTGCTGGGAGGAAGGTATCTTCGTGCATCTTGCCCCGGCTTCGTGTCGTGTCCTGACCCTTGTGAAGGCAGAAGACCGTCCACAACTGGTCTCCACTAACCGCCACATCACACAGGGATGGGTGGAACTGCAAGAGCTTTCCTACGACCCCAGCACCATGACCATCTCCGGGAGAAGCGCGCTGGTGGCCGGAGACCGCTACGAGCTGCGGTTTGCTTTCCCCCGAGCCGGGGAGACATTCCGCATCAAGACAGCACGAGCTGAACGGCTGCCCGTTCAGGTGACCAACCACCAGGGGTGGGCCACGTGTACCTTCACCAGCCCACGCTCGCGCGAGGTGGCGTGGCAGGTGAGCTTTGAACGAGCAGACCATTATGCGTACCCGGTAGAGCCACCGCGACGTGTGCGCGCTCGACAGATTGAATTGGACGGCGTGGCACTGAGCTGGGAACCGGTGTACAGCCTAAATTGCGGCTATCTTGTGTACCTCAATGGTGCGCTACTCGGATATACGCCCTTACCGAGGGTCGAACTATTGGGGCTGGACCACCGCCGCAAGAACACCGTGACGGTGGCCACGGTGTGGTACGATGGAACCACCAGCCAAGCCTCCTCCGCCCTCGACCTGAGCGAGGTGATACGCCCGCCTGAGCAGATTTGGCTTTCCGACGTCCGTCCCACCCGGTCCACATGCGGGTGGGCAAGCGTACAGATGGACGCAAGCGTGGAAGGGAACAACATCAGTGTAGGAGGGAAGAAATTCGCCAAAGGGATCGGCACCCACGCGGTGTCTGATGTGGAGTATCGGCTTGGTGGGAACTTTCGTCTCCTGGAAGGTTGGGTAGGCGTGGACGATGAGGTGCCAAAGGGGCGAGGTTCGGTAGTATTCCAAATCTATGGTGACGAGCGACTTTTGTGGCAGAGCGGGGTGATGCGGGCAGGTGATCCCCCACGCCGCTTTCAGGTCAGCGTGGGCGGCGCGCAGACTCTACGTCTGCACGTCGCCGATGCGGGCGATGGAATTGATTACGATCACGCTGATTGGGGGGAGGTAATACTCAAACCTTGA
- a CDS encoding carbohydrate ABC transporter permease, translated as MRKTSSSVRAQLPLHLVLCCALALTFLPFAVMALTSLKSIPQFYRNFWGVSTPLHWHNYAEAWQNVRPYLANSALVSGASVAGVLVLACLTAYVFARFTFPGKKTLFLVLLAVLMVPGVLTLVPAFMVVRQLRLLNSHWALILPYISGGQVFAIFLLRTCFEAIPRELFDAATVDGSSEPRILWHVVLPLSRPMLGVVAIMNLLWTWNEFMWPFVTLNDARKFVLPVGLLAYNTSLYGSQYPVLFAGYIIASLPLLVLFALTTKAFMKGMTSGALKC; from the coding sequence GTGAGAAAGACTTCGTCATCTGTGCGCGCGCAGCTGCCCCTCCACTTGGTGCTATGTTGCGCCCTGGCCCTCACGTTCCTCCCTTTCGCAGTGATGGCATTGACCTCGCTCAAGAGTATTCCGCAGTTCTACCGCAACTTCTGGGGCGTTTCCACTCCCTTGCACTGGCACAACTATGCGGAAGCATGGCAGAATGTCCGCCCCTATCTGGCCAACAGCGCGCTGGTGAGTGGCGCGTCTGTTGCCGGGGTGCTGGTGCTGGCGTGCCTTACTGCTTATGTGTTCGCTCGTTTCACCTTCCCAGGCAAGAAAACCCTCTTTTTGGTTCTGCTTGCCGTGCTCATGGTCCCCGGGGTACTCACCTTAGTGCCTGCGTTCATGGTAGTCCGGCAATTGAGGCTCTTGAACTCGCATTGGGCCCTAATCCTCCCGTACATCAGCGGAGGGCAGGTATTTGCCATCTTCCTTTTGCGCACCTGTTTTGAGGCCATTCCTCGTGAGCTGTTCGATGCCGCTACCGTGGACGGGTCGAGCGAGCCGCGCATCTTGTGGCATGTGGTGCTGCCTCTGTCGAGGCCTATGCTCGGTGTGGTCGCCATTATGAATCTGCTCTGGACATGGAACGAGTTCATGTGGCCCTTTGTCACCCTTAACGATGCCCGCAAATTTGTACTGCCAGTGGGGTTGCTGGCCTACAACACCTCTCTGTACGGCTCGCAATACCCGGTGCTGTTTGCTGGCTACATAATTGCCTCGCTGCCGCTCCTGGTGCTCTTTGCCTTGACCACTAAGGCCTTCATGAAAGGGATGACTAGCGGAGCCCTTAAGTGCTAA
- a CDS encoding sugar ABC transporter permease, whose product MTRRAPRGIYLALLPSFALLAVFNYWPIVSAFVHSVYRWDPGGTEDYVGTENFARLLGDTVVWKSFANLALVMVVNLTLKIAVPLVMATLIFHLAEERWRYLYRVLFVVPMVVPAMVVILLWQFIYADCGLLTRLLQELGLGQWVKGWLGSPQTALGSVIGVGFPFVSGFALLVFYAGLLNIPESALESARIEGAGWWYRFWRIELPLLMGQMRVIAVLTMIGTMQGYELFLILTRGGPGYATMVPGLWMYLCGFSFNEMGYACSIGVVLFAAMLGLTVLNLRFMKQEELT is encoded by the coding sequence ATGACACGGCGCGCGCCAAGGGGCATCTACCTGGCATTGCTCCCTTCTTTCGCTCTGCTTGCCGTCTTCAACTATTGGCCCATCGTCAGTGCGTTCGTGCACAGCGTCTACCGATGGGACCCCGGCGGGACGGAAGACTACGTAGGCACCGAGAACTTTGCGCGCTTACTGGGCGACACCGTGGTCTGGAAGTCGTTCGCCAATCTGGCGCTGGTCATGGTGGTAAACTTGACCTTGAAGATCGCCGTGCCGCTCGTCATGGCCACCCTCATCTTCCACCTCGCGGAAGAGCGATGGCGCTACCTCTATCGCGTGTTGTTCGTGGTGCCCATGGTCGTGCCGGCCATGGTGGTTATTCTGCTCTGGCAGTTCATCTATGCAGATTGTGGGCTTCTGACGAGGTTACTGCAGGAACTGGGTTTGGGCCAGTGGGTAAAGGGTTGGTTGGGAAGCCCACAGACTGCGCTTGGCTCGGTGATCGGAGTGGGCTTCCCGTTTGTCTCGGGGTTTGCCCTTTTGGTCTTTTACGCTGGGCTGCTCAATATCCCCGAATCCGCACTGGAATCCGCGCGGATTGAAGGGGCAGGGTGGTGGTATCGGTTCTGGCGCATCGAGCTGCCCCTGTTGATGGGACAGATGCGAGTCATCGCCGTTCTGACCATGATCGGCACCATGCAGGGGTACGAGCTCTTCCTTATCCTCACGCGCGGCGGGCCTGGTTATGCGACGATGGTACCAGGCTTGTGGATGTACCTGTGCGGTTTTTCCTTTAACGAGATGGGATACGCCTGCAGCATTGGCGTGGTGCTCTTTGCGGCTATGTTGGGGCTCACTGTTCTTAATCTCAGATTCATGAAACAAGAGGAATTGACGTGA